Proteins from a genomic interval of uncultured Methanocorpusculum sp.:
- a CDS encoding (d)CMP kinase, with product MRITISGSPGSGTTTLGRSIAEKYSYRYVSAGEVFRGLAKERNMDLAAFGKIAETDPAIDLEIDARQKEIGESSDDIILEGRLSGWMVENADLKILLCASPECRSTRIAAREGLTEKQAFEMTVEREACEAGRYMEYYEIDILDFSPYDLILNSETFSANELFAIVDATVSALLKRE from the coding sequence GTGAGGATAACGATCAGCGGGTCGCCTGGATCAGGCACGACAACTCTTGGTCGTTCAATTGCTGAGAAGTATTCATACAGATATGTGTCGGCGGGGGAGGTGTTCCGTGGCCTTGCAAAGGAACGGAATATGGATCTTGCCGCATTTGGTAAAATTGCCGAAACTGACCCTGCGATCGATCTGGAGATCGATGCCCGTCAAAAAGAGATCGGCGAGTCATCGGACGATATAATCCTTGAAGGCAGGCTTTCCGGATGGATGGTAGAGAACGCTGATCTAAAAATCCTTTTATGTGCCTCTCCTGAGTGCCGTTCGACCCGGATTGCGGCACGCGAGGGTCTGACGGAAAAGCAGGCATTTGAAATGACGGTTGAACGCGAGGCCTGCGAGGCCGGACGGTATATGGAGTATTACGAGATCGATATTCTCGATTTCTCTCCGTATGATTTGATCCTGAACTCAGAAACCTTTAGCGCAAATGAGTTATTTGCTATTGTCGATGCTACAGTCTCAGCACTCCTGAAACGCGAGTAA